Proteins from one Oncorhynchus gorbuscha isolate QuinsamMale2020 ecotype Even-year linkage group LG18, OgorEven_v1.0, whole genome shotgun sequence genomic window:
- the npffl gene encoding pro-FMRFamide-related neuropeptide FF like: MNVDTALWGVLVGLILAMAGVGQCLQEERGVENNNLPRESAEVLEGEHVEGFNELDDRLLAAVIHSLLQRNSRNPSVLHQPQRFGRDSRGDLMMGDRIQSRDWEQAPGHIWGMAVPQRFGKK; the protein is encoded by the exons ATGAACGTGGACACAGCGCTGTGGGGGGTCCTGGTAGGTCTGATCCTAGCCATGGCTGGGGTGGGTCAGTGTctgcaggaggagaggggtgtggagaACAACAATCTGCCGAGGGAATCAGCAGAGGTTCTG GAGGGCGAGCACGTGGAAGGGTTTAACGAGTTGGACGATCGTCTCCTAGCCGCTGTCATTCACTCTCTGCTCCAGAGAAACAGCAGGAACCCCTCCGTTCTCCACCAGCCTCAGAG GTTTGGTCGTGACAGCAGAGGAGACTTGATGATGGGGGACAGGATACAGTCCAGAGACTGGGAGCAGGCTCCAGGACATATCTGGGGCATGGCTGTGCCGCAGAGATTTGGCAAGAAATAG